A single window of Mycolicibacterium madagascariense DNA harbors:
- a CDS encoding ParB/RepB/Spo0J family partition protein — protein MTTIDRPQPTPPMTALGSIPPLHVAGLADLGVTSGAPELVEIASLRVGDSPRTSGEDPEHTALLIDCQTPLPPILVHRATMEIVDGLHRVQAARAKGQTMIEAVLLDGSRESAFVVAVAVNLGDGLPLSLADRRQAAARIVHSHPHWSDRSISRLVGLSAKTIRTIRGHSDQVPVVDSRTGRDGRVRPIDSAAGRRAAAEYLAAHPKSSLRTVAKHAGISPNTVRDVRNRLSRGEDPVGCANRARRATGRPPATQSRSPAGASHVGAEPSMSVRPLLASLSRDPALRMSDSGRELLRWLHLHAVEDVDVAALMAATPRHRQAQLAEIAARCSVNWSVIAHKMSPHTRARAHQMED, from the coding sequence ATGACGACGATCGACAGACCCCAGCCGACCCCTCCGATGACCGCACTCGGATCCATTCCCCCGCTGCACGTCGCCGGCCTCGCCGACCTCGGTGTCACGTCGGGCGCCCCCGAGCTCGTCGAGATCGCGTCCCTGCGCGTCGGCGACTCGCCGCGCACCAGCGGTGAGGACCCCGAGCACACCGCCCTGCTGATCGATTGCCAGACACCGCTGCCGCCGATCCTCGTGCACCGCGCCACCATGGAGATCGTCGACGGGCTGCATCGGGTGCAGGCCGCACGGGCCAAGGGCCAGACCATGATCGAGGCCGTACTGCTGGACGGCTCGCGCGAGTCGGCCTTCGTGGTGGCCGTCGCGGTCAACCTCGGTGACGGTCTCCCCCTGTCCCTGGCGGACCGTCGGCAGGCCGCAGCCCGCATCGTGCACAGTCATCCGCACTGGTCGGATCGTTCGATCTCGCGGTTGGTGGGCCTGTCGGCGAAGACGATCCGGACCATCCGCGGCCACTCCGACCAGGTTCCCGTCGTCGACAGTCGAACGGGCCGGGACGGGCGGGTCCGGCCCATCGACTCGGCGGCCGGCCGCAGGGCTGCCGCCGAATACCTTGCCGCGCATCCCAAGAGCTCGTTGCGCACGGTCGCCAAGCACGCCGGGATCTCGCCGAACACCGTGCGGGACGTCCGCAACCGGCTCAGCCGCGGTGAGGACCCCGTCGGGTGTGCGAACCGGGCGAGGCGGGCCACCGGGCGGCCCCCCGCCACCCAGAGCCGGTCACCCGCCGGGGCGTCACACGTGGGCGCGGAGCCGTCGATGTCGGTGCGCCCGCTGCTGGCATCGCTGTCCCGGGATCCCGCACTGCGCATGTCGGATTCCGGCCGAGAGCTGTTGCGCTGGTTGCACCTTCACGCCGTCGAGGACGTCGACGTAGCCGCTCTGATGGCCGCGACGCCGCGCCACCGCCAGGCTCAGCTCGCCGAGATCGCGGCGCGCTGCTCGGTCAACTGGTCGGTCATCGCACACAAGATGTCTCCGCACACGAGGGCCCGCGCGCACCAGATGGAGGACTGA
- a CDS encoding APC family permease — protein MSTPARPEPAGAPALERRIGPLQATAINMTQMCGIGPFVTIPAMVATIGGPEAMFGWIVGAILALADGLIWAELGAALPGAGGTYVYLREAFQYRTGRLMPFLFVWSAVLFIPLIMSTGIIGLVQYLGYLIPGVTSSSGNTALGKIIGVGITLVIMAALFRRIGQIGKLTTVLFVVMLVAVLSTIVAAFSHFSGAQAFDYTPGAFGSGGTFWAGLGAGLIIAIYDYLGYNTTAYLGAEMRDPGRTIPRSIVFSILGIMGLYFLLQIGVLGSLPIDQVKNATSVASAVLEQAWGSTAARVITVLIVIAAIGSVFAGLLGGSRVPYEAARDKVFLPAFARLHPRLHLPTAGVLTMGVITIIGSLFTLTTIINAAVATLVVIQSLAQVAAIVVLRRRQPNLPRPYRQWLYPVPTVIALAGWVYVYVSSTWLSIGLSLGWIAIGCIAFAIYAKAEHTWPFGPKEITEAFAVDDRRGVSSPEPS, from the coding sequence ATGAGCACACCCGCTCGCCCCGAACCCGCCGGCGCACCAGCGCTCGAACGCCGGATCGGCCCGCTGCAGGCCACCGCGATCAACATGACCCAGATGTGCGGCATCGGCCCCTTCGTCACCATCCCCGCGATGGTCGCCACCATCGGTGGTCCCGAGGCCATGTTCGGCTGGATCGTCGGCGCGATCCTCGCCCTAGCCGACGGCCTGATCTGGGCCGAACTCGGCGCCGCCCTGCCCGGTGCCGGTGGCACGTACGTCTATCTGCGCGAGGCGTTCCAGTACCGCACCGGTCGACTCATGCCGTTCCTGTTCGTCTGGAGCGCGGTCCTCTTCATCCCGCTCATCATGTCCACCGGCATCATCGGGCTGGTGCAATACCTGGGCTACCTCATCCCGGGGGTGACGAGCAGCAGCGGAAACACCGCGCTGGGCAAGATCATCGGCGTCGGCATCACGTTGGTCATCATGGCCGCGCTGTTCCGCAGGATCGGGCAGATCGGCAAGCTCACCACCGTCCTGTTCGTCGTGATGCTGGTTGCGGTGCTCAGCACGATCGTCGCGGCGTTCAGCCACTTCAGCGGCGCGCAGGCGTTCGACTACACCCCGGGCGCGTTCGGCTCGGGCGGCACCTTCTGGGCGGGCCTCGGGGCCGGGCTCATCATCGCCATCTACGACTACCTCGGCTACAACACCACCGCGTACCTCGGCGCCGAGATGCGCGACCCGGGCCGCACTATCCCCCGCTCGATCGTGTTCTCGATCCTCGGCATCATGGGCCTGTACTTCCTGCTGCAGATCGGCGTGCTGGGGTCGCTCCCCATCGACCAGGTCAAGAACGCGACGTCGGTCGCCTCGGCGGTGCTGGAGCAGGCGTGGGGGTCGACCGCCGCGCGGGTGATCACCGTCCTCATCGTCATCGCCGCGATCGGATCGGTGTTCGCGGGCCTGCTCGGCGGGTCGCGCGTGCCCTACGAAGCCGCCCGCGACAAGGTCTTCCTGCCGGCGTTCGCCCGTCTGCACCCCAGGCTGCACCTGCCCACCGCGGGCGTGCTCACCATGGGCGTCATCACCATCATCGGTTCGCTGTTCACGCTGACGACGATCATCAACGCCGCGGTCGCAACGCTGGTCGTCATCCAGTCCCTCGCCCAGGTCGCCGCGATCGTCGTCCTGCGGCGCAGGCAGCCGAATCTCCCACGCCCGTACCGCCAGTGGCTCTACCCCGTGCCGACGGTGATCGCCCTGGCCGGCTGGGTGTACGTCTACGTCTCGTCGACGTGGCTGTCGATCGGCCTGTCGCTGGGCTGGATCGCCATCGGCTGCATCGCCTTCGCCATCTACGCGAAGGCCGAACACACCTGGCCCTTCGGCCCGAAGGAGATCACCGAGGCGTTCGCCGTCGACGACCGACGCGGGGTCAGCTCGCCGGAGCCGAGCTGA
- a CDS encoding phosphatase PAP2 family protein — MTRPVRSVSWLIVLAVAFVGLAVLAHLDASGTGLDHRVLGWVAGRRCQGLTTAAGVTTTLASPTATGLLAAVAALACWRRRRAVRPAVVVLGTVLIANGLAVVSKRLVAEQRPPGSRAFQLGIAHSFPSGHVTGTLALFGIVAVVVGRAGTAAVRTALAAVAVAATSVVALSRLYLGVHWVTDVAGGLLLGGAAVLAGSMACDRREARRPVVQAMR; from the coding sequence GTGACGCGGCCCGTCCGGAGCGTGTCGTGGTTGATCGTGCTGGCGGTGGCGTTCGTCGGTCTCGCGGTGCTGGCCCACCTCGACGCAAGCGGAACCGGCCTGGATCACCGGGTCCTGGGTTGGGTGGCGGGTCGCCGGTGCCAGGGGCTGACGACGGCTGCCGGGGTGACGACGACCCTGGCCAGTCCGACCGCGACGGGTCTGCTCGCCGCGGTCGCGGCCCTGGCGTGCTGGCGACGGCGGCGCGCGGTGCGCCCGGCGGTGGTCGTGCTGGGAACGGTCCTGATCGCGAACGGGCTCGCGGTGGTGTCGAAGCGCCTCGTCGCCGAGCAGCGGCCGCCGGGGTCGCGCGCGTTCCAGCTCGGCATCGCCCACTCCTTCCCGTCGGGGCACGTCACCGGCACGCTCGCACTGTTCGGGATCGTGGCGGTCGTCGTCGGCCGTGCCGGGACCGCGGCCGTCCGGACGGCGCTGGCCGCAGTGGCCGTCGCGGCGACGTCGGTGGTCGCGCTGAGTCGGCTGTACCTCGGCGTGCACTGGGTGACCGACGTCGCGGGCGGGTTGCTGCTTGGAGGCGCGGCCGTCCTCGCCGGATCGATGGCGTGCGACCGCCGCGAGGCCCGCCGCCCGGTGGTTCAGGCCATGCGATGA
- a CDS encoding FGGY family carbohydrate kinase: protein MRSRDDRRPVVCGVDVGSTNVKVLALDARGVVVGRRSQATPRSAVDAAVDARALLVAIEDMVVDVCADRYVVDAVCAAGVGEDGILVDDDLTPITSALAWFDPRRAAVFADLAGRLTPHPNSCVADDAARTIVGWRWAVDQPGAARARSWLALTDYAASAWAGTTFMSDGLAARTAAWDGRTRRWVEERVALGIGTAALLPPVRRAGDVVGGVVSDRLSRAGVIGDDAVVVAGGHDHPIGGWGVHQMDDGSVLDSMGTAEIVVAQSPAPFLERSADVDVAPGILSTGTTVLSVEELARNVAWAARDAEVGAAMNALVAGDREPDEFLHHPVFVPGTRGGGLPTYTGDAPAAALSRASSVLGALAASGELALRRIGAQLPSAARVYSAGGWSRSPGWIAIKATVTRREVTVIPEPQVTATGAALLAARAIGWDPSPSVALGMAAEISAV from the coding sequence ATGCGAAGTCGCGACGACCGGCGGCCGGTGGTGTGTGGCGTCGACGTCGGCAGCACCAACGTCAAGGTCCTCGCGCTGGATGCCCGCGGCGTCGTCGTCGGGCGTCGCTCGCAGGCGACGCCCCGGTCGGCAGTCGACGCCGCCGTCGATGCCCGCGCACTGCTCGTCGCGATCGAGGACATGGTCGTCGACGTCTGTGCCGACCGCTACGTCGTCGACGCGGTCTGCGCCGCGGGGGTCGGCGAGGACGGCATCCTGGTCGACGACGACCTGACCCCCATCACGTCGGCGCTCGCGTGGTTCGACCCGCGCCGCGCCGCCGTGTTCGCCGACCTCGCCGGGCGGTTGACGCCGCATCCGAATTCCTGCGTGGCCGACGACGCCGCCCGCACGATCGTCGGCTGGCGGTGGGCCGTCGACCAACCCGGGGCGGCCCGGGCGCGGTCCTGGCTCGCGCTGACCGACTACGCCGCCAGCGCGTGGGCCGGCACCACGTTCATGAGCGACGGCCTGGCCGCCCGCACCGCGGCGTGGGACGGGCGCACCCGTCGCTGGGTCGAGGAACGCGTCGCGCTCGGCATCGGCACGGCGGCGCTGCTGCCGCCGGTCCGCCGGGCCGGTGACGTCGTCGGTGGCGTGGTCTCCGATCGGCTGTCCCGCGCGGGGGTCATCGGCGACGACGCCGTCGTCGTCGCGGGTGGGCACGACCATCCCATCGGCGGCTGGGGGGTCCACCAGATGGACGACGGATCGGTCCTCGACTCGATGGGCACCGCGGAGATCGTCGTCGCACAGTCGCCCGCGCCGTTCCTCGAACGCAGTGCCGACGTCGACGTGGCGCCGGGCATCCTGTCGACGGGCACGACCGTGCTGAGCGTGGAGGAGCTCGCCCGCAACGTCGCCTGGGCCGCCCGCGACGCCGAGGTCGGGGCCGCGATGAACGCCCTCGTCGCCGGCGATCGGGAACCCGACGAGTTCCTGCACCACCCGGTGTTCGTCCCCGGCACCCGCGGCGGCGGGCTTCCGACGTACACCGGTGATGCGCCCGCCGCGGCGCTCTCGCGGGCCTCCTCCGTGCTGGGCGCCCTCGCCGCGAGCGGTGAGCTCGCCCTACGGCGGATCGGCGCGCAGCTGCCGTCGGCGGCCCGCGTCTACAGCGCGGGCGGCTGGTCGCGCTCCCCCGGGTGGATTGCCATCAAGGCCACCGTGACTCGTCGCGAGGTCACCGTCATCCCCGAGCCGCAGGTCACCGCGACCGGGGCCGCGCTGCTTGCCGCGCGGGCCATCGGCTGGGATCCCTCGCCGTCGGTGGCGCTGGGGATGGCCGCCGAGATCTCCGCGGTGTGA
- a CDS encoding ROK family transcriptional regulator, which yields MVDPIAPRAGTPASLRALNLRLVLDRLRDHGEATRPQIAADTGLSKPTVGQALLDLERYGLVRASGRSAPRPGRSAVVYQTAPDAGYIVGVDVGRRVVHVAVADLDGTVVARSEEPNRSRSGAMLLHAVAGAVHRAVAAAGLTGGDIVVTVVGTPGIPDAAAGSILRSPNLPGWERRGLLRELTSALGAHGSEVVVENDANLCAIGEHARGVARGVDVVACLMVGTGIGLGIVIGGKLFRGAHGAAGEIADLPFGQVPAGATAHRPGPMEVAAAGQAVVSAAQEAGLSSPTAKAVFDLARDGDARALRVVEAEAATLAHVVSVVTTVLDPGLIVLAGGVGRNADLLAGPMRHELATVVPLVPEIVGGHLGDDAVLVGAIATAMETAWELVFERRVLGRPAGS from the coding sequence GTGGTCGACCCGATTGCGCCGCGCGCCGGGACGCCGGCGAGCCTGCGCGCGCTCAACCTGCGGCTGGTGCTCGACCGCCTCCGCGACCACGGCGAGGCGACGCGCCCCCAGATCGCCGCCGACACTGGATTGTCGAAACCGACTGTCGGACAAGCACTTCTGGATCTGGAACGCTACGGGCTGGTGCGGGCGAGCGGACGGAGTGCGCCTCGTCCGGGCCGCTCGGCAGTCGTCTACCAGACGGCGCCCGACGCCGGCTACATCGTCGGGGTCGACGTCGGCAGGCGCGTCGTGCACGTCGCCGTGGCCGACCTCGACGGCACCGTCGTGGCGCGTTCGGAGGAACCCAACCGGAGCCGTTCGGGAGCCATGCTGTTGCACGCCGTCGCCGGGGCGGTCCACCGCGCCGTCGCGGCGGCCGGTCTGACGGGCGGCGACATCGTCGTGACGGTCGTCGGGACGCCCGGCATCCCCGACGCGGCCGCCGGGTCGATCCTGCGGTCGCCGAACCTGCCGGGCTGGGAGCGCCGCGGTCTGCTGCGGGAGTTGACGTCCGCGCTCGGCGCGCACGGCTCGGAGGTGGTGGTCGAGAACGACGCCAACCTGTGCGCGATCGGCGAGCACGCGCGCGGGGTGGCGCGCGGGGTGGACGTCGTGGCGTGCCTGATGGTCGGTACCGGCATCGGGTTGGGAATCGTCATCGGCGGCAAGCTCTTTCGCGGCGCGCACGGTGCGGCGGGGGAGATCGCCGACCTGCCGTTCGGGCAAGTTCCCGCCGGGGCCACGGCGCATCGGCCGGGTCCGATGGAGGTGGCGGCGGCGGGCCAGGCCGTGGTGTCGGCCGCCCAGGAGGCCGGCCTGAGCTCACCGACCGCCAAGGCGGTGTTCGACCTCGCCCGCGACGGTGACGCGCGGGCGCTGCGGGTCGTGGAGGCCGAGGCGGCGACGCTCGCGCACGTCGTGTCCGTGGTGACGACCGTGCTCGATCCCGGCCTCATCGTGCTGGCCGGCGGGGTCGGCCGCAACGCCGACCTGCTGGCGGGCCCGATGCGGCACGAGCTGGCGACGGTCGTGCCGCTGGTCCCCGAGATCGTCGGCGGGCATCTGGGCGACGACGCGGTCCTCGTCGGCGCCATCGCCACTGCCATGGAGACCGCCTGGGAACTGGTCTTCGAGCGGCGTGTCCTCGGTCGGCCGGCCGGGTCGTGA
- a CDS encoding TetR/AcrR family transcriptional regulator yields MNQVRDRILDAFAELLSLEGERHATLEAVARVAGVSKGGLLYHFPSKDRLADGLCERLTELAAADVRLMRAAPEGAARYYIRTSYYAGTPLDRAIVGVARLQQAGFTAAQQAARKISADWLSALVDAIGDESAARAVKLVGDGLYYNALFGALEGQQHTPPDDALLAVVDRITAID; encoded by the coding sequence ATGAATCAGGTACGCGACCGGATCCTCGATGCGTTCGCCGAACTGCTGTCCCTCGAGGGTGAACGCCACGCCACGCTCGAGGCGGTGGCGCGCGTCGCCGGCGTATCCAAAGGCGGCCTGCTGTACCACTTTCCGTCGAAGGACCGGCTTGCCGACGGTCTCTGCGAGCGCCTCACCGAACTGGCCGCCGCCGACGTTCGGCTCATGCGGGCCGCCCCGGAGGGAGCGGCCCGGTACTACATCCGCACGTCCTACTACGCGGGCACTCCGCTGGATCGCGCGATCGTCGGCGTCGCCCGGTTGCAGCAGGCCGGCTTCACCGCGGCCCAGCAGGCGGCCAGGAAGATCTCGGCGGACTGGCTGAGCGCGCTGGTCGACGCCATCGGCGACGAAAGTGCCGCCCGCGCAGTCAAGTTGGTGGGTGACGGCCTCTACTACAACGCGCTGTTCGGCGCCCTGGAGGGCCAGCAGCACACCCCTCCCGACGACGCGCTGCTCGCGGTCGTCGACCGCATCACCGCGATCGACTGA
- a CDS encoding response regulator transcription factor, with amino-acid sequence MALPGTLPQDSRGRVLIVHRNDDVVDLLSTSLSFRGFEIDTASDAAEAFDRVYLARPAAVILDVELRDMHGIEVLRRLRADGVDSAVLLVTGREALQDRITGLNAGADDCLSRPFGVDELIARLDIVLRRTAPRRVTRRLVVADLEVDEQSRTVTRAGVPVPLSPTEFTLLQYLVIKAGTVVSRQDIVDYLSRHLHVDKDVHLDSHMSHLRHKVDVNEEDSLIHTVRGLGYVLRQPHAHKPEDHPDVSVDGLSEAW; translated from the coding sequence ATGGCGCTGCCGGGAACCCTGCCTCAGGATTCCCGTGGTCGCGTCCTCATCGTGCACCGCAACGACGACGTGGTGGACCTGCTGTCGACCAGCCTCTCCTTCCGCGGCTTCGAGATCGACACGGCCAGTGACGCGGCCGAGGCGTTCGACCGGGTCTACCTCGCCAGGCCGGCGGCGGTGATCCTCGACGTCGAGCTCCGGGACATGCACGGCATCGAGGTGTTGCGGCGACTGCGCGCCGACGGCGTCGACTCCGCGGTACTGCTCGTGACGGGCCGGGAAGCGCTGCAGGACAGGATCACCGGGCTCAACGCCGGCGCCGACGACTGCCTCAGCAGGCCGTTCGGCGTCGACGAATTGATCGCCCGGCTCGACATCGTGTTGCGCAGGACCGCGCCCCGTCGCGTCACGCGCCGGCTGGTGGTCGCCGATCTGGAGGTCGACGAGCAGAGCCGCACGGTGACGAGAGCCGGTGTGCCCGTACCACTCTCGCCCACCGAGTTCACGCTGCTGCAGTACCTCGTGATCAAGGCGGGCACGGTCGTCAGCAGGCAGGACATCGTGGACTACCTGTCGCGCCACCTGCACGTCGACAAGGACGTCCACCTCGACTCCCACATGTCGCACCTGCGCCACAAGGTCGACGTGAACGAGGAGGACAGTCTCATCCACACCGTGCGTGGCCTGGGATACGTTCTGCGCCAACCACATGCGCACAAGCCGGAGGATCATCCGGACGTCTCCGTCGACGGGCTGTCCGAGGCGTGGTGA
- a CDS encoding SpoIIE family protein phosphatase — translation MTDEPVPVGTPIDLDNCAREPIHVPGSIQPRGVLAVVDEPDLRIRQISANVGDVLGKALDDVLGRELSVLVGPDQAARIRHAASNFSDLRQRNPLDFVIDVAGVPRAFDAILHREPGGSLVVELEIAYGERPFSFPNTYQAVRTSVDDLNRADTLTELYDTTARAVRDLTGFDRVMVYRYDQDYNGEVVAEAKREDLNSFLGLHYPASDIPAQARALYEKNWLRLISDVAYTPVPLVPDMDPDTGAPLDLTHATLRSVSPIHLEYLHNMGVHASMSISLLRRGRLWGLIACHHYAGPHLPPYGSRAAAEFLGSTLSLRLVDQFEDDRLRERLAAQAVLSTLTAATTDDGTPLTTSLLGAPHLLDLVRADGVVVALAGEYRESGSVPPPDVVAAVAGWARNKGGDVASTEYLAGDLPGLDLDPRFAAGALALNLPDGQFVVWFRSEVLRSVDWGGDPHNKAIAVSEGDDVRLSPRKSFERWREIVHLRSEPWSRTETESAETLRGHLVESLYRRTRGALRMAETMQRSLLPQSIPTLAGWQLSAHYESAAGGRVGGDWYDAFVLRDGRLAVLIGDVAGHGLIAAGTMAQLRNVLRARLFSGDDPATALTKLNEFSEHMMSRTFATVIAARIDLESGHVEAASAGHLMPFITNASSAVSAPIRLSSPIGARGRTHHLSTFTIEPGHGLVMYSDGLVERRHATIDDGLDRLAETLGGASDASASWISTAMASGDTDDDVTIVTLRRL, via the coding sequence ATGACGGACGAGCCCGTTCCCGTCGGCACGCCCATCGACCTCGACAACTGCGCGCGCGAGCCCATCCACGTCCCCGGCAGCATCCAGCCGCGGGGTGTGCTCGCCGTCGTGGACGAGCCCGACCTGCGCATTCGCCAGATCAGCGCGAACGTGGGCGACGTGCTGGGCAAGGCCCTCGACGACGTGCTCGGGCGGGAGCTATCGGTGCTCGTCGGCCCCGACCAGGCCGCTCGGATCCGACATGCGGCGTCGAACTTCAGCGACCTGCGCCAGCGCAACCCCCTGGACTTCGTCATCGACGTCGCGGGCGTACCGAGGGCGTTCGACGCGATCCTGCACCGCGAACCGGGCGGTTCGCTCGTCGTCGAACTGGAGATCGCCTACGGCGAGCGCCCCTTCTCCTTCCCCAACACCTACCAAGCGGTCCGGACGTCGGTCGACGACCTGAACCGGGCCGACACGCTCACCGAGTTGTACGACACCACCGCCCGCGCCGTGCGCGACCTGACCGGCTTCGACCGCGTGATGGTCTACCGCTACGACCAGGACTACAACGGCGAGGTCGTCGCCGAGGCCAAGCGCGAGGACCTCAACTCCTTCCTCGGCCTGCACTACCCCGCCTCCGACATCCCGGCCCAGGCGCGTGCGCTCTACGAGAAGAACTGGCTGCGGCTGATCTCCGACGTCGCCTACACCCCGGTGCCGCTGGTGCCCGACATGGACCCCGACACCGGAGCGCCCCTCGACCTGACGCACGCGACGCTGCGCAGCGTGTCGCCGATCCACCTGGAATACCTGCACAACATGGGCGTGCACGCCTCCATGTCGATCTCGCTGCTGCGGCGCGGACGGCTGTGGGGGCTGATCGCGTGCCACCACTACGCGGGTCCGCACCTACCGCCCTACGGGAGCCGGGCCGCCGCCGAGTTCCTGGGGTCGACGCTCTCCCTGCGCCTGGTCGACCAGTTCGAGGACGACCGGCTGCGCGAGCGGCTGGCCGCCCAGGCGGTGCTGTCCACGCTGACGGCGGCCACGACGGACGACGGCACGCCCCTCACCACGTCCCTGCTCGGCGCACCCCACCTGCTGGACCTCGTCCGCGCCGACGGCGTCGTCGTGGCGCTCGCCGGGGAGTACCGGGAGTCGGGTTCGGTCCCACCGCCCGACGTCGTGGCGGCGGTCGCGGGCTGGGCGCGGAATAAGGGTGGGGACGTCGCCAGCACGGAATACCTGGCCGGCGACCTACCCGGGCTGGACCTCGACCCCCGCTTTGCCGCTGGTGCACTCGCGCTGAACCTGCCCGACGGGCAGTTCGTCGTCTGGTTCCGCAGCGAGGTGTTGCGCTCGGTCGACTGGGGCGGCGATCCGCACAACAAGGCCATCGCCGTCAGCGAAGGCGACGACGTGCGCCTGAGCCCGCGCAAGTCCTTCGAGCGGTGGCGCGAGATCGTGCACCTGCGCAGCGAGCCGTGGTCGCGGACCGAGACCGAGTCCGCCGAGACGCTGCGCGGGCACCTCGTCGAGTCGCTGTACCGCCGGACGCGGGGCGCGCTGCGGATGGCCGAGACGATGCAGCGCAGCCTGCTGCCCCAGTCCATCCCGACCCTCGCGGGCTGGCAGCTGTCCGCGCACTACGAGTCGGCGGCGGGGGGCCGCGTCGGCGGCGACTGGTATGACGCGTTCGTGCTGCGGGACGGCCGGTTGGCCGTGCTCATCGGCGACGTCGCAGGCCACGGCCTCATCGCGGCGGGCACCATGGCGCAGCTGCGCAACGTCCTGCGGGCGCGCCTGTTCAGCGGTGACGATCCCGCCACCGCGCTGACGAAGCTCAACGAGTTCAGCGAACACATGATGTCGCGCACCTTCGCCACCGTCATCGCCGCGCGGATCGACCTCGAGTCCGGTCACGTGGAGGCCGCGTCGGCGGGCCACCTGATGCCGTTCATCACCAACGCGTCCTCGGCCGTCTCCGCACCGATCCGGTTGTCGTCGCCGATCGGGGCGCGCGGACGCACGCACCATCTGAGCACCTTCACCATCGAGCCGGGCCACGGGTTGGTGATGTACTCCGACGGCCTGGTGGAACGCCGCCACGCGACGATCGACGACGGCCTCGACCGGTTGGCCGAGACACTGGGCGGCGCGAGTGACGCGTCCGCGTCGTGGATCTCGACGGCCATGGCCTCTGGCGACACCGACGACGACGTCACCATCGTCACGCTCCGTCGCCTCTGA
- a CDS encoding MFS transporter, protein MRGYVALLRLPGVLGVTASQLFARLPLGVLSLAVLLHVQTRSGSYALAGAVVACVSIGEAIAMPVTGRLAGRFGMARTLLTTAAVNAAATVALALAGPKTLLIPLGLVVGASIPPIMPVLRALYPQLVPPDALRALFALDTTAQELIWIIGPVIATLLASAVSTALPLLLCAVITVGGTGWLLANRPMRTLHVEPSASSFGRALNARAVILAMVASATLVASFMALEVGVVADYGPDQALAGVALAVSGVGSLVGGLVLGHRRLSVRGLVLVLTVVVVGTACSGLAPDRILQVIALFFAGFGFAPSMSTLYVAASRAVEAHAAPEVFGWLTTASLAGGASGTALAGVTNDAFGTAGSFAAATLLALVAAVSPVLATLRGPMPELSA, encoded by the coding sequence GTGCGGGGCTACGTCGCGCTGCTGCGCCTACCCGGCGTGCTGGGGGTCACGGCGTCCCAGCTGTTCGCCCGGTTGCCACTCGGTGTCCTGTCGCTCGCGGTGCTGCTGCACGTGCAGACGCGGTCGGGGTCCTACGCCCTGGCCGGCGCCGTCGTCGCCTGCGTCAGCATCGGGGAGGCCATCGCCATGCCCGTCACCGGACGCCTCGCCGGCCGGTTCGGGATGGCCAGAACCCTCCTGACGACGGCCGCGGTCAACGCGGCCGCCACGGTCGCGCTGGCGCTCGCCGGCCCGAAGACGCTGCTGATCCCGCTGGGGTTGGTCGTCGGTGCGTCGATTCCGCCGATCATGCCCGTCCTGCGGGCGCTCTACCCGCAGCTGGTGCCACCCGACGCGCTGCGCGCGCTGTTCGCCCTGGACACCACCGCCCAGGAGTTGATCTGGATCATCGGTCCCGTCATCGCGACGCTGCTGGCGTCGGCGGTCTCCACCGCGCTGCCCCTGCTGCTGTGCGCGGTGATCACCGTCGGGGGCACGGGATGGCTGCTGGCCAACCGGCCCATGCGCACGCTGCACGTCGAGCCGAGCGCGTCGTCGTTCGGTCGGGCCCTGAATGCGCGTGCCGTGATCCTGGCGATGGTGGCCAGTGCCACGCTGGTCGCCTCGTTCATGGCACTGGAGGTCGGCGTCGTCGCGGACTACGGACCCGACCAGGCACTGGCGGGCGTGGCGCTGGCCGTCTCGGGCGTCGGATCGCTCGTCGGCGGCCTCGTGCTCGGGCATCGCCGGCTCTCGGTGCGCGGACTCGTCCTCGTCCTGACGGTGGTCGTCGTCGGGACCGCGTGCTCGGGACTGGCGCCCGACCGCATCCTGCAGGTCATCGCGCTGTTCTTCGCCGGCTTCGGTTTCGCCCCGTCGATGTCGACGCTGTACGTGGCGGCGTCGCGTGCGGTCGAGGCGCACGCCGCGCCCGAGGTCTTCGGGTGGCTCACCACCGCGAGCCTGGCGGGCGGGGCGTCGGGCACGGCCCTCGCCGGCGTCACCAACGACGCCTTCGGTACGGCCGGTTCGTTCGCCGCGGCGACGCTGCTGGCGCTCGTCGCCGCCGTCAGCCCGGTGCTGGCGACCCTGCGCGGGCCGATGCCGGAGCTGTCCGCGTAG